A window of the Streptomyces sp. JB150 genome harbors these coding sequences:
- a CDS encoding trypco2 family protein yields the protein MDMGISLSEALGELRRELYAAQAAGSDQQFRFDVEQAELSLEVEFRRDANGGVTVEVGLPGAKIGGEAGSGAGSTRRQMLTLTLQVRDEALGGQRARIRRSAGGLDVPGDDGPGQQPQGKLTDGESDTSRKSAQPRPWEA from the coding sequence ATGGACATGGGGATATCGCTTTCTGAGGCACTCGGAGAGCTACGGCGGGAGCTGTATGCGGCGCAGGCCGCGGGAAGTGACCAGCAATTCCGCTTCGACGTGGAGCAGGCGGAGCTGTCGCTGGAGGTGGAGTTCCGACGGGACGCCAACGGCGGTGTCACAGTGGAAGTCGGCCTGCCGGGAGCCAAGATCGGTGGCGAGGCCGGCAGCGGCGCGGGCAGCACCCGGCGGCAGATGCTGACGCTCACGTTGCAGGTTCGGGACGAGGCACTGGGCGGGCAGCGGGCTCGGATTCGCCGTAGCGCCGGAGGCCTCGACGTCCCAGGTGACGACGGGCCGGGACAACAACCCCAGGGCAAGTTAACCGACGGCGAATCGGACACCTCCCGGAAGAGCGCTCAGCCGCGGCCGTGGGAGGCATGA
- a CDS encoding tetratricopeptide repeat protein: MDPQRLALVRTGAPRGSGSGYLVGPHLVLTALHVVRPDERWAGHIEVHVGHPRYGTDLVQRSARVCWPDPHKAAPPAHSVDVALLWLDEPVETSGGPVRWGRPGGVVPVPFEGAGFPAFAADAGSMTQCEYLRGELPVVSTSSSGWVLDCPVWPAPAGSGERPWAGASGSAIFCHGRLVGVAVEDNPTMGWRRLHAVPIHEALELTEFADLISRHGHPGTTSALEEVIAQNAVRSDGEEPVRPPTHNGRPYGFAPPAESTGPVTLPAAPAELVGRQGPLQQILAWLSPDPPQEAEFGLQTGTVVVSAVAGMGGVGKTALALHAAHQASQEGRFPGGVLFADLRGYSTDPEVGPPAVADRFLRALGVKDDDLPASAEEKLDAWRTVVKDLARRGRPLLVVLDNARTADQVHPLLPGSPHRALITSRQTMSALRGVRRITLEALEPEDSLDLLERALRAERDDDRIATQREDALRLAALCGHLPLALHITAALLRDVRTRSVAAQVEALEDVRTRLDALAYDDKDSEGRPLAVRVTFELSYQHLNADQARAFRLLASAPGPDISTDAAAALLAHPGAERLLHGLARAHLLHPDPERQDRWSMHDLVRVFADERGRVHADTDQRAAALARLLDHYVTLAAAADTHLETVAGLPVSDRFPDRATALDWLDAERPNLLAAAAADTGACTVLASVLTRFLDHRRHFEDAITLNTTAVRIHQEAGDRHREGLTLTNLGLALSEVRRFDEAVAAHRQALDIMNDCGDRQGKGQALTNLGLVLSQVRRFDEAIAAHTGAAGIFRDTGDRRGEAIALTNHGAVLDKLGRFDEAIDIHSAAARIFHDIGDRHNAGKARNNLALVLWEVGRVEEAVEALTAAGEIFHHTGDRHSEGSALTNLAYALRLVGRTEEAVSTYTTAVDILGSTGDRLSQGKALVNKGALLVELDRFEEAVSTYTTAVDILRDTGGPESADAVCRLGALLVRTGRLDEAVTVLSTAARNGAAAALCRQASSHAAAGLTRQAEVFLRAAADAGHLESKVNLGVLLAEAGCAQEAEDLFRAAADGGDANAVFNLGVLYEKTGRLKEARSYYLHAAAAGQRGALSRLWSLTASQRGQDTQRTVLPNRPATADTGGVDAGAMLESLYEELRLAGDDDRAQRIQPKAAAAHNERWLRHGGLQVDWLSRLDLERLGK, translated from the coding sequence ATGGATCCGCAGCGTCTCGCCTTGGTACGCACGGGGGCACCGCGCGGTTCGGGCTCCGGGTACCTGGTCGGTCCTCACCTGGTTTTGACGGCGCTGCATGTCGTGCGTCCTGACGAGCGGTGGGCCGGGCACATCGAGGTTCACGTGGGACACCCGCGCTACGGGACCGATCTGGTCCAGCGGTCGGCGCGCGTGTGCTGGCCCGATCCGCACAAGGCAGCCCCGCCTGCGCACAGCGTGGACGTGGCGCTTCTGTGGCTGGATGAGCCGGTGGAGACCAGCGGGGGACCGGTGCGGTGGGGCCGCCCCGGCGGTGTTGTCCCCGTGCCGTTCGAAGGTGCCGGCTTCCCCGCCTTCGCGGCTGACGCCGGGAGCATGACTCAGTGCGAATACCTGCGCGGTGAGTTACCGGTGGTTTCGACGTCCTCGTCGGGCTGGGTACTGGACTGCCCCGTCTGGCCGGCGCCCGCAGGCAGCGGAGAACGGCCGTGGGCAGGCGCCTCAGGCTCGGCCATCTTCTGTCATGGCCGACTGGTCGGCGTGGCGGTCGAGGACAACCCGACCATGGGCTGGCGCCGTCTGCACGCCGTCCCCATCCATGAAGCCCTCGAGCTGACCGAGTTCGCCGACCTCATCTCCCGGCACGGCCATCCCGGCACCACCAGCGCGCTGGAAGAAGTGATCGCGCAGAACGCGGTCAGGTCGGACGGCGAGGAACCGGTCCGGCCCCCCACGCACAACGGACGACCATACGGTTTTGCTCCGCCAGCGGAGAGCACCGGCCCCGTGACGCTGCCCGCAGCCCCTGCCGAACTGGTCGGACGGCAGGGACCGCTGCAACAAATACTGGCGTGGCTGAGCCCTGACCCACCCCAAGAGGCGGAGTTCGGCCTGCAGACGGGGACGGTGGTGGTGTCGGCGGTGGCCGGGATGGGCGGGGTCGGCAAAACCGCCTTGGCTCTGCACGCCGCACACCAGGCTTCTCAGGAGGGGCGCTTCCCCGGCGGCGTGCTCTTCGCGGACCTGCGCGGCTACAGCACCGACCCTGAAGTCGGCCCGCCGGCGGTGGCCGACCGCTTCCTGCGCGCGCTGGGCGTCAAAGACGATGACCTGCCCGCCAGCGCGGAGGAAAAGCTGGACGCCTGGCGGACCGTCGTCAAGGACCTGGCTCGCCGAGGCCGCCCGCTCCTGGTGGTGCTGGACAACGCGCGCACCGCCGACCAGGTGCACCCCTTGCTCCCGGGCTCCCCGCACCGTGCCCTGATCACGTCCCGGCAGACCATGTCCGCGCTGCGCGGAGTCCGCCGCATCACCCTCGAGGCCCTCGAACCGGAAGACTCGCTCGATCTGCTGGAGCGCGCCCTGCGCGCAGAGCGCGACGATGACCGCATCGCCACCCAGCGCGAGGACGCCCTGCGCCTGGCCGCCTTGTGCGGCCACCTCCCCCTCGCCCTGCACATCACCGCGGCCCTGTTGCGCGACGTACGCACGCGGTCCGTGGCCGCCCAGGTCGAGGCTCTGGAGGATGTCCGCACCCGCTTGGACGCTCTGGCTTACGACGACAAGGACAGTGAAGGCCGGCCGCTGGCTGTGCGGGTCACCTTCGAACTGTCCTACCAGCACCTGAACGCCGACCAAGCCCGCGCGTTTCGCCTGCTCGCCTCAGCCCCGGGCCCCGACATCTCCACCGACGCCGCAGCCGCCTTGCTCGCACACCCCGGCGCTGAACGCCTGCTGCACGGGCTGGCCCGAGCCCACCTGCTGCACCCCGACCCGGAACGGCAAGACCGCTGGTCCATGCATGATCTCGTCCGCGTGTTCGCCGACGAGCGAGGCCGGGTTCATGCCGACACCGACCAGCGCGCCGCCGCGCTGGCCCGCCTGCTGGACCACTACGTCACTCTCGCCGCCGCAGCGGACACCCATCTGGAGACCGTTGCCGGCCTGCCGGTCTCCGACCGCTTCCCCGACCGTGCCACTGCCCTGGACTGGCTGGACGCCGAACGTCCCAACCTGCTTGCCGCCGCGGCCGCCGACACCGGCGCATGCACTGTCCTGGCCTCGGTCCTCACCCGTTTCCTCGACCACCGCCGCCACTTCGAAGACGCGATCACCCTCAACACCACTGCCGTGCGCATCCATCAGGAGGCCGGTGACCGACACAGGGAAGGCCTGACACTGACGAACCTGGGGCTGGCCCTGTCCGAGGTGCGCCGGTTCGACGAGGCCGTCGCCGCACACAGGCAAGCTCTGGACATCATGAACGACTGCGGTGACCGGCAAGGCAAGGGCCAGGCACTGACCAATCTCGGGCTGGTCCTGTCACAGGTGCGCCGCTTCGACGAGGCAATCGCCGCCCACACCGGCGCGGCGGGCATCTTCCGTGACACCGGCGACCGTCGAGGTGAAGCCATCGCCTTGACCAATCACGGAGCCGTCCTGGACAAACTAGGGCGATTCGATGAAGCCATCGACATCCATTCCGCTGCGGCGCGCATCTTCCACGACATCGGTGACCGTCATAACGCAGGCAAGGCGCGGAACAACCTAGCGCTGGTCCTGTGGGAAGTGGGGCGGGTGGAAGAGGCCGTCGAAGCTCTCACCGCCGCAGGGGAGATCTTCCACCACACCGGCGACCGCCACAGTGAAGGCAGCGCACTGACCAACCTGGCATACGCCCTGCGACTGGTCGGCCGGACGGAAGAAGCGGTCAGCACGTACACCACTGCCGTGGACATCCTGGGGAGCACCGGGGACCGACTCAGCCAAGGCAAAGCTCTGGTCAACAAAGGAGCGCTCCTGGTGGAGCTGGACCGGTTCGAAGAAGCGGTCAGCACCTACACCACCGCCGTGGACATCCTGCGGGACACCGGCGGCCCTGAGAGCGCCGACGCGGTCTGCCGCTTGGGTGCCTTGCTGGTCCGGACAGGGCGGCTGGATGAGGCCGTGACGGTCCTGAGCACCGCGGCACGGAACGGAGCTGCCGCCGCCCTGTGCCGCCAAGCCTCATCGCACGCCGCAGCCGGTCTTACGAGACAGGCTGAGGTGTTCCTTCGCGCCGCCGCGGACGCCGGGCACCTTGAGTCCAAGGTCAACCTAGGCGTGCTGCTCGCCGAGGCCGGGTGCGCTCAAGAGGCAGAGGACCTGTTTCGGGCAGCTGCTGACGGCGGTGACGCGAACGCGGTGTTCAACCTCGGTGTGCTGTACGAGAAAACCGGCCGTCTCAAGGAGGCCAGGTCCTACTACCTGCACGCCGCCGCCGCGGGCCAGCGAGGCGCCCTGAGCCGGCTGTGGTCCCTCACCGCATCGCAACGCGGTCAGGACACGCAACGCACCGTTCTCCCGAACCGTCCCGCCACGGCCGACACGGGGGGTGTCGACGCCGGCGCCATGCTCGAAAGCCTCTACGAGGAGCTCCGCCTGGCCGGTGACGACGACCGTGCTCAGCGGATACAGCCCAAGGCGGCCGCGGCACACAACGAGCGGTGGCTGCGCCACGGCGGACTCCAGGTCGACTGGCTCTCACGACTGGACCTTGAACGCCTGGGCAAATGA
- a CDS encoding zinc-binding dehydrogenase, with protein MLSSRPSRRAARRGVTYSFLFMRADGDQLRGITRLVEAGRIRPVVDRTREAMDYAEKGRARAGEVVIATV; from the coding sequence GTGCTGAGCTCCCGGCCGTCACGCCGCGCCGCACGCCGGGGCGTGACGTACTCCTTCCTGTTCATGAGGGCCGACGGCGACCAGCTGCGCGGCATCACCCGGCTCGTCGAGGCCGGGAGGATCCGCCCCGTCGTCGACCGCACCCGCGAGGCCATGGACTACGCCGAGAAGGGCCGCGCCAGGGCCGGCGAGGTCGTCATCGCGACGGTGTGA
- a CDS encoding PadR family transcriptional regulator, producing the protein MDDLTEMLKGTLEGCVLEIIGREETYGYAITRRLNELGFTDVIEGTVYTILLRLERKGLVQVTKRPSEAGPPRKFYALNDAGREELARFWAKWQYVSSRINSLKKGGR; encoded by the coding sequence ATGGACGACCTGACGGAGATGCTGAAGGGCACCCTCGAAGGGTGCGTGCTCGAAATCATCGGCAGAGAGGAAACCTACGGGTACGCCATCACCCGCCGGCTGAACGAACTCGGCTTCACCGACGTCATCGAAGGGACGGTGTACACGATCCTGCTGCGGCTGGAGAGAAAAGGACTCGTCCAGGTGACGAAACGACCCTCCGAAGCCGGTCCGCCGCGCAAGTTCTACGCCCTCAACGACGCCGGCCGCGAGGAACTCGCACGATTCTGGGCGAAATGGCAGTACGTCTCATCGCGAATCAACAGCCTCAAGAAGGGCGGGAGATGA
- a CDS encoding DUF1048 domain-containing protein, with protein sequence MNFWDKVTGSDLTREWKTFEAQAEALPDDHRAAWGQITAHLLPYGDFTGRNLTPILDSALGLLEVSAADGQSAREVLGDDKQGFCTALAGGAGARTYRDRWREQLNRNVARKLSRLGD encoded by the coding sequence ATGAACTTCTGGGACAAGGTCACAGGCAGCGATCTCACCAGGGAATGGAAGACGTTCGAAGCCCAGGCCGAGGCCCTGCCGGACGACCACCGGGCGGCGTGGGGACAGATCACCGCCCACCTCCTGCCCTACGGAGACTTCACCGGCCGCAACCTGACACCGATCCTCGACTCCGCCCTGGGACTGCTCGAAGTGTCGGCGGCGGACGGGCAGAGCGCCCGCGAGGTCCTCGGCGACGACAAGCAGGGCTTCTGCACGGCGCTGGCCGGCGGAGCGGGAGCGCGGACCTACCGCGACCGGTGGCGCGAGCAGTTGAACAGGAACGTCGCAAGGAAACTGAGCCGGCTGGGGGACTGA
- a CDS encoding DUF1048 domain-containing protein: MSIQDIIEGKKQWRAHLARIKALPPDYQIVYKEMQKYLFKVGPVSLSDGSLLSGIVDFFEEGAAEGKGVLELIGTDVAAFCDDLIKDSPTYADAYQQSISAGPGTPGT, encoded by the coding sequence GTGAGCATCCAGGACATCATCGAAGGCAAAAAGCAGTGGCGGGCACACCTGGCCCGGATCAAGGCACTCCCGCCGGACTACCAGATCGTCTACAAGGAGATGCAGAAGTACCTGTTCAAGGTCGGCCCGGTCAGCCTGTCCGACGGCTCCCTCCTGTCCGGAATCGTCGACTTCTTCGAAGAGGGCGCCGCCGAGGGCAAGGGAGTCCTGGAACTCATCGGCACCGACGTCGCCGCATTCTGCGACGACCTGATCAAAGACTCACCCACCTACGCGGACGCCTACCAGCAATCCATCAGCGCAGGACCCGGCACGCCCGGCACATGA
- a CDS encoding CPBP family intramembrane glutamic endopeptidase yields MRTTSTARHTNGPGPNTAPDTPHAPHAPAAHGGHGGRPGRILRSPLGWMLTGLAGVGLVSALTATGPGPVPVLGAAAAVGVYGLVMRRAARRSTPEIARRGAGREALYGGALGLGFVAVSALLITALGGYSFSWAGRDVMALLWSAVMVQAAAAVTEELLFRALALQALEQLWGSRAAIVITGLFFGITHLGAPGAGAWSALAIASEAGVMLGAAFLWRRSIWFVAGLHFAWNTTEQLLGIPVSGHASTGLFTVDAHGSAVLTGGDFGLEAALIPVVIGVLLAVRMFVLARRGGRLLPRRTARPLQAG; encoded by the coding sequence ATGAGGACGACGTCCACCGCACGGCACACCAACGGCCCCGGCCCGAACACGGCCCCCGACACCCCCCACGCACCCCACGCCCCCGCCGCTCACGGCGGCCACGGCGGCCGTCCCGGCCGGATCCTGCGTTCTCCGCTCGGCTGGATGCTCACCGGCCTGGCCGGAGTCGGCCTGGTCTCCGCCCTGACCGCCACGGGCCCTGGTCCGGTTCCGGTGCTGGGCGCGGCGGCCGCGGTGGGCGTGTACGGGCTGGTCATGCGCCGTGCCGCGCGACGCTCGACGCCGGAGATCGCCCGACGGGGAGCCGGCCGGGAGGCGCTGTACGGCGGCGCGCTCGGCCTGGGCTTCGTCGCGGTGTCCGCCCTGCTGATCACGGCGCTGGGAGGCTACTCGTTCTCCTGGGCGGGCCGTGACGTCATGGCCCTCCTCTGGTCCGCGGTCATGGTGCAGGCCGCCGCCGCGGTCACCGAGGAGTTGCTGTTCCGCGCTCTCGCGCTGCAGGCGCTGGAACAGCTGTGGGGCAGCAGGGCCGCCATCGTGATCACCGGGCTCTTCTTCGGCATCACCCACCTGGGCGCTCCGGGAGCCGGCGCGTGGAGTGCGCTGGCGATCGCCTCGGAGGCGGGCGTGATGCTCGGCGCCGCGTTCCTGTGGCGGCGCAGCATCTGGTTCGTCGCCGGGCTGCACTTCGCCTGGAACACCACCGAGCAGCTGCTCGGCATCCCCGTCTCCGGACACGCCTCCACCGGCCTGTTCACCGTCGACGCGCACGGCTCCGCCGTGCTGACCGGCGGTGACTTCGGCCTGGAGGCGGCGCTGATCCCCGTCGTCATCGGCGTACTGCTCGCCGTCCGCATGTTCGTCCTCGCCCGCCGCGGCGGCCGGCTGCTGCCCCGCCGAACCGCACGACCCCTTCAGGCCGGCTGA
- a CDS encoding sensor histidine kinase, whose protein sequence is MTSRQDLLRRTLPRAPLEWWQKQDAFLKDDVLALLLALSAFVPTLSTIGGQIGDLPERPASALSVALVLAQTLPLAARRRWPAGCLAVVAGAFAAYQALGFATTMASWGLYLALYSAGAHQVRFRRHLAGVVSAGYGVLALALDRLGSPQTIADYLAFYLTVAAFHLVGSTVRTRRAGEAQRRRLAAEVAAAAERARIAGELHDVVTHHVTAMVIQADAAQFLLTTAPDKAGEGLAAVSDTGRRALTELRHLLGVLEATGRSASAEAPADRAPTLGRLADLVEQARRSGQPVEFDEHGERQTQPVDVELAAYRVVQEALTNAMKHAPGRPTQVAVRYGAQHIDIKVTTDGPTALPPATPAAREPHPAGGRGLAGLRARARTVDGELKAGPRPDGGFEVHATLPSKPAWE, encoded by the coding sequence GTGACATCCCGCCAGGACCTTCTCCGCCGTACGCTGCCGCGGGCACCGCTGGAGTGGTGGCAGAAGCAGGACGCCTTCCTCAAGGACGACGTCCTCGCCCTGCTGCTCGCCCTGTCGGCGTTCGTGCCGACCCTGTCCACCATCGGAGGGCAGATAGGGGATCTGCCCGAGCGGCCGGCGAGCGCGCTGAGCGTCGCACTCGTCCTGGCCCAGACCCTGCCGCTGGCGGCCCGCCGGCGGTGGCCCGCGGGCTGCCTGGCAGTCGTCGCGGGCGCGTTCGCCGCCTACCAGGCACTGGGCTTCGCGACGACGATGGCAAGCTGGGGACTGTATCTCGCGCTGTACTCGGCCGGAGCCCACCAGGTCCGCTTCCGCCGCCATCTGGCGGGCGTGGTCAGCGCGGGCTATGGGGTACTGGCCCTCGCCCTGGACCGCCTCGGCTCACCGCAGACCATCGCGGACTATCTCGCGTTCTACCTGACGGTGGCCGCGTTCCATCTGGTGGGCAGCACCGTGCGCACACGGCGCGCGGGGGAGGCGCAGCGGCGGCGACTGGCCGCCGAAGTGGCCGCGGCCGCGGAGCGCGCACGCATCGCCGGCGAGCTGCACGACGTGGTCACCCACCATGTGACGGCCATGGTGATCCAGGCGGACGCGGCACAGTTCCTCCTCACCACCGCACCGGACAAAGCCGGCGAGGGACTTGCCGCCGTCAGCGACACCGGCCGCCGGGCACTGACAGAACTGCGCCACCTGCTCGGCGTACTGGAGGCGACCGGCCGGTCGGCGTCCGCCGAGGCGCCCGCGGACCGGGCACCCACCCTGGGCCGCCTCGCAGACCTGGTCGAACAGGCCCGCAGGTCCGGCCAGCCGGTCGAGTTCGACGAACACGGCGAGCGGCAGACACAGCCCGTGGACGTGGAACTGGCCGCCTACCGCGTGGTGCAGGAAGCGCTCACCAACGCGATGAAACACGCCCCCGGCCGGCCCACACAGGTCGCGGTCCGCTACGGCGCGCAGCACATCGACATCAAGGTGACCACCGACGGACCCACCGCCCTGCCGCCGGCCACACCCGCCGCACGCGAACCGCACCCGGCCGGCGGGCGCGGACTGGCCGGACTGCGTGCACGCGCACGGACGGTCGATGGTGAACTGAAGGCCGGACCCCGCCCCGACGGCGGGTTCGAGGTCCACGCCACCCTTCCCTCCAAGCCCGCATGGGAGTGA
- a CDS encoding response regulator transcription factor, with protein MSDAPPPIRVLVCDDQALVRTGYATIFSAQPDMEVVAEADNGHEAVQAARRLRPDVVVMDIRMPLLDGIQATRQLAGPDAEAPPKVLVVTTFNVDAYVYDALRAGASGFLLKDAPPAELVNGIRTVARGEALLAPAVTRHLIGHFAQHLRPADTSRPARQDVLRALTPRELEVLRQIAEGLSNAEIAAQLFITPETVKTYVSRILAKLGLRDRVQAVVLAYRLGLVPSTG; from the coding sequence GTGAGCGACGCACCGCCACCGATCCGTGTGCTCGTCTGCGACGACCAGGCCCTGGTGCGCACCGGCTACGCCACCATCTTCTCCGCCCAGCCCGACATGGAGGTCGTCGCAGAAGCCGACAACGGCCACGAAGCGGTCCAGGCCGCCAGACGCCTGCGCCCCGACGTGGTGGTGATGGACATCCGCATGCCCCTGCTCGACGGCATCCAGGCGACCCGGCAACTGGCCGGCCCCGACGCCGAGGCACCACCGAAAGTACTGGTCGTCACCACCTTCAACGTCGACGCCTACGTCTACGACGCGCTGCGCGCCGGCGCCAGCGGCTTCCTCCTCAAGGACGCGCCCCCGGCGGAACTGGTCAACGGCATCCGGACGGTCGCCCGGGGCGAGGCCCTGCTGGCCCCCGCCGTCACCCGCCACCTCATCGGCCACTTCGCCCAGCACCTGCGCCCGGCCGATACGTCCCGGCCGGCCCGACAGGACGTGCTACGGGCACTGACCCCGCGCGAGCTGGAGGTGCTCCGGCAGATCGCCGAAGGGCTGTCGAACGCGGAGATCGCCGCACAGCTCTTCATCACCCCCGAGACGGTCAAGACCTACGTGTCGAGGATCCTGGCCAAACTCGGCCTGCGCGACCGCGTCCAGGCCGTCGTCCTCGCCTACCGGCTCGGCCTGGTCCCCTCCACCGGCTGA